In Humulus lupulus chromosome 6, drHumLupu1.1, whole genome shotgun sequence, a single genomic region encodes these proteins:
- the LOC133785257 gene encoding uncharacterized protein LOC133785257 — MTFDHNHKDFVADPRNVRLGLASDGMNPFKTLRVSHSTWPIILIPYNLPPWMCMKQPNFIMSLLIPGPDAPGNNINVYLKPLIEELKELWEVGVETFDASTKKNFNMRASLLWTISDFPAYTNLSGWSTKGKYTCPSCHQDTYSLWLKYRKNHCYMGHRRWLENNDPFRNDEKSFDGTKEKRMAPTPLSGSIILDTLAGYQLKFGKTVVNPSLPYDWKKKSIFFDLPYWKDNLLRHNVDVMHIEKNVCESLIGTLLSLDAKNKDNLNARLDLKYMGIRSELHPKESESKKTVIPLASYETRIAGPSVYRCVYPIERYLSKLKSYVRNKSKPEGCIAEGYLADEWLTFCSRYMEGVETKFNCKPRNYSNVEPNGETLPIFQTTGRHLGKIDTKNLDEDTKVEELYDNGDDRVSEDLRCLANGPNNIFIQFKRYLINGFRFHTKEIEKNLRTQNSGVIMTAKTQSFASSRDPNPVFGEVTFYGILTDIIVLDYSLGNRVVLFKCDWISRSGIKKEKDCTRVNFSKLMREDEQFILASQAEQSYLQTEVCSATIDVGDGESSLVREEMQDIMIDTSVSSFDTNEIGEET, encoded by the exons TTCAAAACATTAAGAGTAAGCCATAGTACATGGCCAATTATTTTGATACCATATAATCTTCCTCCATGGATGTGTATGAAGCAACCTAATTTCATTATGTCTTTGCTCATACCTGGTCCAGACGCACCTGGAAATAATATTAATGTATATCTAAAGCCACTGATTGAGGAGTTAAAGGAGTTATGGGAAGTTGGAGTTGAAACTTTTGATGCATCTACCAAAAAAAACTTTAATATGCGGGCatcactattatggactatcagtGACTTTCCAGCATATACAAACTTATCAGGATGGAGCACGAAAGGAAAATATACGTGCCCATCTTGTCATCAAGACACTTATTCATTATGGTTGAAGTATAGAAAAAACCATTGTTATATGGGACATCGACGCTGGTTAGAAAATAACGACCCATTTAGAAATGATGAAAAGTCTTTTGATGGCACAAAAGAGAAAAGAATGGCTCCAACACCATTAAGTGGTTCTATAATACTGGATACGTTAGCAGGTTACCAACTTAAATTTGGGAAGACAGTTGTTAATCCTTCATTGCCATACGATTGGAAGAAAAAGAGTATATTTTTTGATTTGCCATATTGGAAGGATAATTTATTACGACACAATGTTGATGTGATGCATATtgaaaaaaatgtatgtgaaagtTTAATTGGGACATTATTGAGTTTAGATGCAAAAAATAAAGACAATCTGAATGCACGTCTTGATTTAAAATATATGGGTATTAGATCTGAACTTCATCCAAAGGAGAGCGAGTCAAAGAAAACTGTCATTCCGCTTGCAT CATATGAGACAAGAATTGCTGGACCATCAGTTTACCGTTGCGTGTACCCTATTGAAag GTACTTGTCTAAGCTAAAGTCATATGTTCGAAACAAAAGCAAACCGGAAGGTTGTATTGCTGAAGGATATTTAGCTGATGAATGGTTAACATTTTGTTCAAGATATATGGAAGGTGTGGAGACAAAATTTAATTGCAAGCCTAGAAATTACAGTAATGTGGAACCAAATGGAGAAACATTGCCTATTTTCCAAACGACAGGTCGACATTTGGGAAAAATAGATACTAAGAATTTAGATGAGGATACTAAA GTAGAAGAATTATATGATAATGGAGATGATCGAGTTTCTGAAGATTTACGTTGTTTGGCAAATGGTCCAAACAATATTTTCATTCAATTTAAAAGATATCTAATAAACGGTTTCAGGTTTCACACAAAAGAAATCGAAAAGAACTTAagaactcaaaatagtggagttatTATGACTGCCAAGACTCAAAGTTTCGCAAGTAGTAGGGACCCAAATCCTGTTTTCGGAGAGGTTACTTTTTATGGAATATTAACTGATATTATAGTACTAGATTATTCTTTGGGAAATcgtgttgtattatttaagtgtgATTGGATTTCAAGAAGTGGCATTAAAAAAGAGAAGGATTGCACAAGAGTCAACTTTTCAAAATTGATGCGTGAAGATGAGCAATTTATACTAGCTTCTCAAGCAGAACAG TCTTATTTGCAAACTGAAGTTTGTAGCGCAACTATTGATGTTGGGGATGGAGAGAGTAGTTTGGTTAGGGAAGAAATGCAAGACATAATGATTGATACATCAGTGTCGTCGTTTGATACAAACGAGATAGGTGAAGAAACTTAG